Proteins encoded within one genomic window of Alteribacter populi:
- a CDS encoding precorrin-2 dehydrogenase/sirohydrochlorin ferrochelatase family protein, whose amino-acid sequence MSSPFILQLYQKPILVVGGGSIAERKIAYLLKEKADVTLISPTLTNGLQSQVNQLKVKRTTLTTGDILEEFCTRLKLNWRSFFLVVVATDSFPINEELSRGLLSYVSLINVVDNPQLSSFYFPAVVDRGALKLSVTTSGKSPILAKKIRNYLSEMFGSEYDSYLEELHYIRSELQKIEPDPIKRKELLEERTRFPIPDSKDHC is encoded by the coding sequence ATGAGTAGCCCTTTTATTCTCCAGCTTTACCAAAAGCCAATACTCGTTGTGGGGGGAGGAAGTATTGCAGAAAGAAAAATTGCTTATTTATTAAAGGAAAAGGCAGATGTCACTCTCATTAGCCCTACACTTACAAATGGACTGCAATCTCAAGTTAATCAATTAAAAGTTAAAAGAACGACCTTGACTACAGGAGACATTTTAGAGGAATTTTGTACCCGGCTAAAATTAAACTGGCGTTCGTTCTTTTTAGTTGTCGTTGCAACAGATTCCTTTCCCATTAATGAAGAGCTATCAAGAGGTTTATTGTCTTATGTTTCTCTCATAAATGTTGTGGATAACCCACAATTAAGTAGCTTTTATTTTCCTGCTGTAGTTGACAGAGGAGCACTTAAATTGAGCGTGACAACTTCAGGTAAAAGTCCAATTTTAGCAAAAAAAATCCGTAATTACCTCTCCGAAATGTTCGGGTCAGAATATGACTCGTATTTAGAAGAATTACATTACATACGGTCTGAATTACAGAAGATAGAACCAGACCCCATAAAACGAAAAGAGCTGCTTGAGGAACGAACAAGGTTTCCAATACCCGATAGCAAGGATCATTGTTAA
- a CDS encoding potassium/proton antiporter, which produces MIEALLNTDYVVLLVALFLIIGVLTTKFSTRLGVPALVLFIMLGMVAGSDGLGIIYFDNASHAQIIGIIALVIILFEGGLSTKWTTIKPVAAPSLLLATVGVLITTVVVAVVAKLILDVTWLEGMLFGAIVGSTDAAAVFAVLKGQNIKSRLGATLEAESGTNDPMAMFLTLAFIDLIMLDQQGILSTIGAFFWQMGFGLAVGIAMGMLASWAINRINLDSGGLYPIFAISFALLTYSISSLLGGSGLLGVYVAALIIGNSDLTYRHTIFRFNEGFAWMMQILMFIILGLLVFPGQLFTLEVVLHGLLLSFTLIVVARPLAVFLSTIGFDFTWKEKTLLSWAGLRGAVPIVLATFPMIVGLDHAQMFFNVVFFVVLTSALIQGSTITPFAKKLGLTGPKKVTPLHSLELVSIGQANAEIIEYQVNEEASIVGQNLTEIEFPRDVLINAIIRDGELVTPYGETVIEANDILYILVSRTSMKELKKLLGETTSNK; this is translated from the coding sequence ATGATTGAAGCGTTATTAAATACAGATTATGTGGTTTTACTTGTTGCTTTATTTCTTATTATTGGTGTACTCACAACAAAATTTTCTACTCGACTAGGTGTTCCGGCTCTAGTTTTGTTTATTATGCTAGGCATGGTTGCAGGAAGTGACGGGCTTGGTATTATATATTTTGATAATGCTTCGCACGCGCAAATTATTGGTATCATCGCTCTTGTCATTATTTTATTTGAAGGTGGTCTATCCACCAAATGGACAACGATTAAACCAGTTGCGGCTCCTTCTCTACTATTAGCAACAGTTGGGGTGCTAATCACGACTGTTGTGGTTGCAGTAGTAGCAAAGCTGATTCTTGATGTCACTTGGCTTGAAGGAATGCTTTTTGGAGCGATTGTAGGTTCAACTGATGCTGCAGCTGTATTTGCTGTCCTCAAGGGACAAAATATTAAATCTCGTCTTGGTGCTACATTAGAAGCAGAGTCTGGAACGAACGATCCGATGGCAATGTTTTTAACACTCGCTTTTATTGATTTAATCATGCTGGACCAGCAAGGTATTTTATCCACAATCGGTGCCTTTTTTTGGCAAATGGGCTTCGGTTTAGCAGTGGGAATCGCTATGGGAATGTTAGCGTCGTGGGCGATTAACCGGATCAACCTTGATTCGGGTGGACTTTATCCGATTTTTGCGATTAGCTTCGCGTTGCTGACATACAGTATTTCTTCCTTATTAGGGGGGAGCGGATTATTGGGGGTTTACGTGGCAGCTCTTATAATCGGTAATTCAGATTTGACTTACCGTCATACGATTTTCCGGTTTAATGAAGGATTTGCCTGGATGATGCAAATATTAATGTTTATCATTTTAGGGTTACTCGTGTTTCCAGGTCAGCTATTTACGCTAGAAGTAGTACTTCACGGCCTCCTTTTATCATTTACACTCATCGTTGTTGCAAGACCATTAGCAGTGTTTTTATCGACCATTGGGTTTGACTTTACATGGAAGGAAAAAACATTGCTATCTTGGGCTGGCCTTCGTGGGGCTGTTCCCATTGTCCTTGCCACATTTCCGATGATTGTCGGGCTTGATCATGCACAAATGTTCTTCAATGTCGTCTTTTTCGTCGTATTAACATCCGCTTTAATTCAAGGTTCTACAATTACTCCCTTTGCAAAGAAACTGGGGTTAACAGGTCCTAAAAAAGTCACCCCTTTACATTCTTTAGAGCTTGTGAGCATTGGTCAGGCAAATGCGGAAATCATCGAGTATCAAGTGAATGAAGAAGCAAGCATTGTTGGTCAAAACTTAACTGAAATTGAGTTTCCAAGAGATGTTTTGATTAATGCGATTATTCGTGACGGAGAGCTGGTTACTCCATATGGCGAAACGGTCATTGAAGCGAATGATATACTCTATATTCTTGTTTCTCGAACGAGTATGAAAGAACTTAAAAAGCTCCTTGGAGAAACAACGTCAAATAAATAG
- a CDS encoding GNAT family N-acetyltransferase, which produces MIKKINLQDDCLASILYNLQRKAYTVEADILKYDGLPPLKESLRKFKNCGEAVIGYFQNQTVLGFLSYERSGKDLTICRLVVSPEHFRKGIAQQLLAHMDCAESNVTSIYVATGRGNDPACLLYEKNGNQWVRDEEVEKGVFIRKFRKLIAEKNELEETTPSKKEFTH; this is translated from the coding sequence GTGATCAAAAAAATAAACCTACAAGATGATTGTCTTGCCTCTATATTATATAATCTTCAACGAAAAGCCTACACGGTTGAAGCAGATATTTTAAAATATGATGGGCTTCCGCCACTAAAAGAAAGTCTTAGGAAGTTTAAAAATTGTGGGGAGGCGGTCATCGGCTATTTTCAAAATCAAACGGTGCTTGGCTTCCTTTCTTATGAACGATCAGGTAAAGACCTGACGATTTGTCGCCTTGTTGTATCTCCTGAGCATTTTCGTAAAGGCATTGCTCAGCAATTACTAGCTCACATGGATTGTGCGGAGTCAAATGTAACCTCTATTTATGTGGCTACAGGGCGCGGGAATGATCCTGCATGTCTCCTCTATGAAAAAAACGGGAATCAGTGGGTAAGGGATGAAGAAGTGGAGAAGGGCGTTTTCATCCGAAAGTTTCGAAAATTGATCGCCGAAAAAAATGAATTAGAAGAGACAACGCCCAGTAAAAAGGAGTTTACCCACTGA
- a CDS encoding helix-turn-helix transcriptional regulator, with product MLRNRVKELRARFSLTQTDLAKKIGVTRQTVGLIEKGDYAPSVTLAIKMAKTFETPIEEVFWLD from the coding sequence ATGTTAAGAAATCGTGTGAAGGAGCTTCGAGCCCGATTTAGCTTAACGCAAACCGACTTAGCTAAAAAAATCGGCGTCACTAGGCAAACGGTTGGATTGATTGAAAAGGGGGATTATGCACCCTCTGTCACGTTGGCTATTAAAATGGCAAAAACATTTGAAACGCCCATTGAAGAAGTATTTTGGTTAGACTAA
- a CDS encoding sirohydrochlorin chelatase — MRRDRPGVLVIVHGSSNPNWVKKVKVAIHQVDSQLPITLGYLEFTEDETIEQGIRTLENQGCGTILAIPLFVSSGSTHIEEIKYVLGLLNTPLIKTDLSQITTSARIRWLDPMDAHPLIIAIIMDRIKALSVNPEKEVLLFVAHGSEEPFFHQRWEKLLEDLKEKVVQKIPLYQICHGTLHPDNIKERATEAATSDRTMIVVPLFLSEGYFTNKVIPNRLKGLSYKWSGDTYLPHPLISKWLEEKIATALSL; from the coding sequence ATGAGGCGAGATAGACCTGGTGTGTTAGTTATCGTTCATGGCTCAAGCAACCCGAATTGGGTAAAAAAGGTTAAAGTGGCGATTCACCAAGTAGATTCACAGTTACCTATTACGCTCGGTTACCTTGAATTTACTGAAGATGAGACGATTGAGCAAGGGATACGAACGTTGGAGAACCAGGGGTGTGGTACGATTCTCGCCATTCCCCTGTTTGTCTCTTCTGGTAGCACGCACATTGAGGAAATTAAATATGTGCTTGGTCTACTAAACACTCCCCTTATTAAAACTGACTTGAGTCAAATCACAACTTCTGCACGTATTCGATGGCTAGACCCAATGGATGCGCACCCTCTCATTATTGCGATTATTATGGATAGGATAAAGGCATTGTCTGTTAACCCTGAAAAAGAAGTGTTACTCTTTGTCGCTCATGGCAGTGAAGAGCCTTTTTTTCATCAAAGGTGGGAAAAGTTGCTCGAAGATCTGAAAGAGAAAGTCGTTCAGAAAATTCCTCTTTATCAAATTTGTCACGGAACATTGCATCCGGACAATATTAAAGAAAGAGCAACAGAGGCTGCTACAAGTGACCGTACAATGATTGTTGTGCCATTATTTTTAAGTGAAGGCTATTTCACGAATAAGGTCATTCCAAATAGACTAAAAGGTTTATCCTATAAATGGAGCGGGGATACGTATCTCCCACATCCCCTCATCTCAAAATGGCTTGAGGAGAAGATAGCAACCGCACTCTCGTTGTAA
- a CDS encoding GNAT family N-acetyltransferase has product MRQIEVRPAEQKDWLSVWSLLHDRGNTDDDEAAYKRFLYMIDDSNHCLNVATIDGYVVGYCWIQDYGPHLRTGQKAIRFHDLFVCETYRKKGVARALFENGKQWAKDNGANWFSWNANPNSSSFYTKLGYTPTPEEEEGFPYYEVEFID; this is encoded by the coding sequence GTGAGACAAATAGAAGTGCGGCCGGCAGAACAGAAAGATTGGTTATCCGTATGGAGCCTTTTACATGATAGAGGGAATACGGATGACGACGAGGCTGCTTATAAGCGATTTTTATATATGATTGATGATTCGAATCATTGTTTGAACGTAGCGACAATCGACGGTTATGTTGTCGGATACTGCTGGATTCAAGACTATGGGCCACATTTAAGAACTGGCCAAAAAGCAATACGGTTTCATGATTTGTTCGTTTGTGAAACATATCGTAAAAAAGGGGTAGCGCGCGCTTTATTTGAAAACGGAAAACAGTGGGCGAAAGACAATGGCGCTAATTGGTTTTCGTGGAATGCAAACCCAAACTCATCTAGTTTTTATACAAAGCTTGGCTATACGCCAACGCCAGAGGAGGAAGAAGGATTTCCTTACTACGAAGTTGAATTTATTGATTAA
- a CDS encoding DUF3906 family protein, translating to MKLYRFEALINKEENVHIVVAADGEAAAFHAAEVELERDYLKTPLIEELSLIETKKIGRKAVFVLKSQI from the coding sequence GTGAAGCTCTATCGATTTGAAGCACTTATTAATAAAGAAGAAAATGTCCATATTGTCGTTGCGGCTGATGGAGAAGCCGCTGCTTTTCATGCGGCCGAAGTCGAATTAGAAAGAGACTATTTAAAAACCCCGTTAATCGAGGAGTTATCTTTAATTGAAACGAAAAAAATTGGCAGAAAAGCAGTTTTCGTTTTAAAGAGTCAAATATAG
- the cobA gene encoding uroporphyrinogen-III C-methyltransferase: MQKSKGQVYFVGAGPGDPKLLTLRGTELLQEADVIVYDRLINKEILKHSKTDAELIYCGKTPLASCISQEEINQILVFHGLRGEKVVRLKGGDSMIFGRVGEEALACRKKGLTFEIVPGITSGSAAPAYAGIPLTHRELSSSFAVVTGHRRKDGKNENIDWKSLASGVDTLVFYMGVKQINVIQDNLLHHGLAPTTPVALVRWGTCETQETLTGELSTIADEVERKNFQSPAIIVVGEVVKLREKLAWFEEKLTHSSYLNTAINV, from the coding sequence GTGCAAAAAAGCAAAGGGCAAGTTTATTTCGTTGGAGCAGGACCTGGTGACCCAAAACTATTAACGCTTCGAGGAACAGAATTATTACAGGAAGCGGATGTTATCGTATATGATCGATTAATTAACAAGGAAATTTTAAAGCATAGTAAAACGGATGCTGAATTAATCTATTGTGGAAAAACACCGCTAGCTTCTTGCATAAGCCAAGAGGAAATTAATCAAATTCTTGTATTTCATGGATTACGTGGAGAAAAGGTAGTAAGGCTTAAGGGTGGAGATTCGATGATTTTTGGAAGAGTTGGAGAAGAAGCTTTAGCCTGCCGTAAAAAGGGTCTCACATTCGAAATCGTACCGGGGATCACTTCCGGAAGTGCAGCTCCTGCTTATGCAGGAATTCCTTTAACCCATCGTGAATTAAGCTCTTCATTTGCCGTTGTTACAGGACATCGACGAAAGGATGGAAAGAACGAGAACATTGATTGGAAAAGCCTTGCTTCTGGAGTAGACACTCTTGTTTTTTACATGGGTGTTAAACAAATTAACGTTATTCAAGATAATCTGCTTCATCACGGACTTGCTCCAACTACTCCTGTAGCCCTTGTTCGTTGGGGTACATGTGAAACACAGGAAACATTAACTGGAGAACTATCAACGATTGCAGACGAAGTTGAAAGAAAGAACTTTCAATCACCAGCGATCATCGTTGTAGGTGAGGTAGTAAAGTTGAGAGAAAAGCTAGCTTGGTTTGAAGAAAAGTTAACACATTCCTCGTATTTAAATACAGCGATCAACGTATAA
- a CDS encoding small multi-drug export protein, protein MTSFIAYVVVFLLAATPFFEMIAVIPLGVAAGLNVVPVTILALLGNVVTVLLVILLINQIQAWLTRRREAKGKEPSLKRQNRAKRVWKRFGLPGLAVIGPLFIGSHLAALMGMSFGGTKKQMTKWMLGSLTLWCVVTAVASYIGIDLLFTYTDREGFLVDLLEG, encoded by the coding sequence ATGACTAGTTTTATTGCTTATGTTGTCGTGTTTTTGCTCGCTGCCACTCCATTTTTTGAAATGATCGCCGTAATTCCGTTAGGTGTTGCAGCTGGTCTGAATGTGGTTCCAGTTACGATTTTAGCACTACTCGGAAACGTCGTAACTGTTCTACTCGTTATACTCTTGATCAACCAGATTCAAGCCTGGTTAACTAGAAGACGGGAAGCGAAAGGAAAAGAGCCTTCCTTGAAGCGACAAAACCGGGCCAAGCGAGTTTGGAAACGGTTTGGATTACCTGGTCTTGCGGTCATTGGTCCTTTGTTTATAGGGAGTCACTTAGCGGCTTTAATGGGGATGAGTTTTGGCGGAACAAAAAAGCAAATGACCAAATGGATGCTAGGTAGTTTAACACTTTGGTGTGTTGTTACTGCAGTTGCTTCTTACATTGGCATTGACCTTCTTTTTACTTATACGGATCGTGAAGGGTTTTTGGTTGATTTATTAGAAGGATAA